The sequence below is a genomic window from Nicotiana tomentosiformis chromosome 6, ASM39032v3, whole genome shotgun sequence.
agtcctaccacaacaggggtcgtccttacagacacaCTCAGGaaggtcgtccagttcaccgggGTGCATCATCCGGCCATAGTTCATACGGTTCTCATTAGGGTCAGCCAtctcttagtgcacttccagccCAGAGTACGCATGTGCTCCTTCTGTTCAGGGATtatctgtaccaggttcttctggtagttattctggttctcaagATCCGCCTCAGAACTTACCAGCCTTTTCAAataagagttgctttgagtgtggagacttggGCCATATAAAGAGATATTGTCCCCACCTTacgcgaggtccagttcagcagaggagtcatgTTACGACATCTGTACCAGCTGCTTCAACACCTACCCTGCCAGCTTGGGATgaggctcagtcagctaggggtcgcccaagagggggaggccgattaggtggTGGTCATGcccgattttatacttttcctgccaggccagatgttgttgcttcagatacagttatcacatgtattgttttagtGTTCCACAAAGATACtactatattatttgaccctggttccatatGTTCGTatatttcatcatattttgttcattatctggatatgccccacgagtctttagtttcacatgttcatgtatctacgtcggCAGGAGATGCTATAATtgtagaccgtgtgtatcggtcgtgtgcgGTAATTATTGGGggactagagactagagttgattttttatttcttagtatggtcgatttcaaTGTTAatttgggtatggtgagttatcagatgttgtGTTATTTGGCTTTGAGTCAAGTGAGGGAGCCTGTTATTgacgatttgatttcatggttatgtgttgtactgatTTCGGTTTGAAGCATATATGTGAATctgttatgacttgcagagattgaggtcagggatgacttgagtaagaaaatttcttgaatgcgggttatattgcactttatgaaaaaattatgaaatgattacgttgttattttgaaggatgtagtgcgcacgaagtatgaatttgattggtggtgttaaggcaaggTTAATTCTCTGGGGGCCGTTGTGCTAATGGGACTTGTGTTTTTCGGCATGTTTGGGTAGTTAATATCTCTGCGT
It includes:
- the LOC138893522 gene encoding uncharacterized protein — its product is MSVMQYEMRFSKLARHVVWLVPTDRKRIRRFIDGLTYQLQLLMTRDRVSGSTFEEVVDIARQIEAVRSKESVEREAKRPRGSGGSGGVPSGGQSYHNRGRPYRHTQEGRPVHRGASSGHSSYGSSGSYSGSQDPPQNLPAFSNKSCFECGDLGHIKRYCPHLTRGPVQQRSHVTTSVPAASTPTLPAWDEAQSARGRPRGGGRLGGGHARFYTFPARPDVVASDTVITFVVVLDELAIRFSSLRHFPFLGV